One window of Microcoleus vaginatus PCC 9802 genomic DNA carries:
- a CDS encoding Rpn family recombination-promoting nuclease/putative transposase, with protein sequence MRFINPKIDFAFKKIFGSSDSKDILINFLNAILYEAQPVIEDLEIIDSQPEPQTLATQDTHLDVKATINGGRIALVEIQLINVPSFGNRVLYNAAKSYSQQLTGKERYERLKTVISLKIADFEMFENQPEFMSRFVFQEKEQQFECPDTEIELVFIELPKFSKELAELETTAEQWIYFLENTSTLETVPETLSAVPEIQKAFIMANEENFTQEELHELQKQELWIQDQQIAIDVAREQVTKTAQLSLILRQLVRRLGTIQPETENCIRQLGVEQLEELGDAVLDFNHQSDLTAWLQANAI encoded by the coding sequence ATGAGATTTATCAATCCAAAAATCGACTTTGCGTTCAAAAAAATCTTCGGTTCCAGCGACAGCAAAGACATCCTGATTAATTTTTTAAACGCCATCCTTTATGAAGCACAGCCGGTCATCGAAGACTTAGAAATAATTGACTCCCAACCAGAACCTCAAACTCTCGCAACCCAAGACACACACCTAGATGTCAAAGCCACAATTAACGGCGGTAGAATCGCCCTAGTTGAAATTCAACTGATCAACGTGCCTTCCTTTGGGAACAGAGTTTTGTACAACGCTGCCAAAAGCTACAGCCAGCAATTAACAGGAAAAGAACGCTACGAAAGACTAAAAACAGTAATTTCCTTGAAAATTGCCGACTTTGAAATGTTTGAAAATCAGCCCGAATTTATGTCACGGTTTGTTTTCCAAGAAAAAGAGCAACAGTTTGAGTGTCCAGATACTGAAATAGAATTAGTATTTATCGAACTGCCAAAATTTAGCAAGGAATTAGCAGAATTAGAAACAACAGCCGAGCAATGGATTTATTTTCTCGAAAATACCAGCACTCTGGAGACAGTACCAGAAACACTCAGTGCAGTTCCAGAAATTCAGAAAGCTTTTATAATGGCCAACGAGGAAAACTTCACTCAGGAAGAATTACATGAATTGCAGAAGCAAGAACTGTGGATTCAAGACCAGCAGATTGCCATAGATGTAGCAAGAGAACAGGTTACAAAAACTGCTCAACTCTCGTTAATATTGCGTCAGCTAGTGCGGCGTTTAGGCACAATACAACCGGAAACGGAAAACTGCATCCGTCAATTAGGCGTAGAGCAATTAGAAGAACTAGGAGATGCCGTGCTGGATTTCAACCATCAGTCAGATTTAACAGCATGGTTGCAGGCTAATGCGATATAG
- a CDS encoding ABC transporter permease, producing MISNIIAIYRKELQSYFASPLAYAIAAVFWLITGYFLIAILLAPDGLIPQIGQRDQMGITEPPIDVAYEFLQLFLRIMGSLSLFVLPALSMGLYAEERKRGTLELLATSPLTNWAVATGKLLGVLTFYTTMLLPLLFCEAIVLSSSTPPVPPGVLLLGHAGLILLAAGVLSLGMFISSLTDSTILSAILTFALVLFLWVIDAAAVGIGGTFGTALGHLSLLTNYTNLVKGVFDTSSLIMFASYIILGVFLTAQSIDALRYQRS from the coding sequence ATGATTAGTAATATTATCGCAATTTACCGCAAAGAACTACAAAGCTATTTTGCCTCGCCATTAGCCTATGCCATCGCAGCAGTCTTTTGGCTAATCACCGGCTACTTTTTAATAGCCATCCTCCTAGCCCCCGACGGGTTAATTCCCCAAATCGGCCAGCGAGACCAAATGGGAATTACCGAACCTCCCATCGACGTTGCTTACGAATTCCTGCAACTCTTCCTGCGAATCATGGGTTCCCTTTCCTTGTTCGTACTACCTGCACTCTCAATGGGACTTTACGCAGAAGAACGCAAACGCGGCACCTTAGAACTATTAGCCACATCGCCCTTAACAAACTGGGCAGTTGCTACCGGCAAACTGCTGGGAGTTTTAACATTTTATACCACAATGTTGCTGCCTCTGCTGTTCTGCGAGGCGATCGTCCTCAGTTCCTCAACCCCACCCGTACCCCCCGGAGTTCTTCTGCTAGGACACGCCGGCTTAATATTACTAGCAGCAGGAGTATTGTCCCTCGGAATGTTTATTTCCTCCCTCACAGACAGCACAATTTTATCAGCCATCCTCACCTTCGCTCTAGTATTATTTCTTTGGGTGATAGATGCCGCCGCCGTCGGTATCGGTGGCACCTTTGGAACGGCATTAGGACATTTGTCGCTCCTAACAAATTACACCAATCTTGTCAAGGGAGTTTTCGATACCAGCAGTTTAATTATGTTTGCCAGTTACATCATTTTAGGAGTATTTCTGACAGCCCAATCCATCGATGCTTTGCGATATCAGCGTTCTTAA
- a CDS encoding ATP-binding cassette domain-containing protein: MIEVEHLSKTYGSTAAIADVSFSVESGEILGFLGPNGAGKTTTMRILSGYLPASSGTARIAGLDVHENSMGVRQRIGYLPENPPLYPEMSVEGFLFFVARIKQVPAGDRARRVTSAIERCGLVDKRKVLIRKLSKGFRQRVGIAQAIVHDPPVIILDEPTVGLDPRQIIEVRNLIKSLGGQHTIILSTHILPEVSMTCNRVTIINRGKIVAAGSPENLMGELAVGEGYELEVEGEADLVNSLLLPSLEKLPGVRSIELIPSQQFLVNRYRLRALCEPEREPGREIATAIVASGFGLCEMRRSRATLEDVFLRLTAAEKKPEENLVHSEPEVDQNLQEAAEIQDSITDAHQSESQPMIADAHQSESQPIVENLPVSNREESTYDSPSPSEPIAETVESIEHRQSEPIVENLPVVSETVESIEHRQSEPIVENLPVVSETVESIEHHQPEPIVENLPVVSETVESIEHHQPEPIVENLPVVSETVESIEHHQPEPIVENLEVSETVESIEHHQPEPIVQNLEVSETLESINYSQPESEPVVERQESIEHHEPEPIVENLQVSETVESINYSQPESEPVVERQESIEHHEPEPIVENLEVSETVESVEHPQPESEPVVERQESIDSSQPEAEPITETPEEISDLEPEMQPVADFLETVERQELIEHPQPEPIVENQLIVETVESIEHSQPEPIVENLEVSETVESIEHPQPEPIVENLEVSETVESIEYPQPEPIVENLLVVETVESIEHSQPEPEPILDTPKSSEHYQPEPIVENLEVSETVESFEHPQPEPIVENLEVSETLESIEHSQPEPEPILDTPKLIEHSQPEPIVENLEVSETVESSEHSQPESELILDSPKSIEHSQPEPEPILDSPKSIEHSQPEPEPIFGTPELSQPSQPEPVVENLEVSETPKSSQPSQPEPIVENLEVSETPKSSQPSQPEPVVENLEVSETPKSSQPSQPEPVVENLEVSETPELSQPSQPEPVVENLEVSETPKSSQPSQPEPVVENLEVSETPKSSQPSQPEPVVENLEVSETPKSSQPSQPESQPVVKKRPLKKKPQPTSDSRPEQPPITRKRQIERKQQDSDDSEKPPAGDSE; this comes from the coding sequence ATGATTGAAGTAGAACACTTAAGCAAAACTTACGGTTCGACCGCAGCGATCGCGGACGTGTCTTTTTCGGTCGAATCAGGAGAAATTCTGGGGTTTTTGGGGCCAAACGGCGCTGGCAAAACCACAACCATGCGGATTTTGTCGGGATATTTGCCAGCATCCAGCGGTACGGCCCGCATCGCCGGCCTCGACGTTCACGAAAACTCGATGGGAGTCAGACAGCGCATCGGCTATCTGCCGGAAAACCCGCCACTGTACCCAGAAATGAGTGTGGAAGGGTTTCTGTTTTTTGTGGCCAGGATTAAGCAAGTACCTGCGGGCGATCGCGCGCGACGAGTTACCTCCGCGATCGAACGCTGCGGCCTGGTTGATAAACGCAAAGTTTTAATCCGCAAGCTTTCTAAAGGATTTCGGCAGCGCGTCGGTATCGCGCAGGCGATCGTCCACGATCCGCCGGTCATTATCTTAGACGAACCAACCGTCGGCCTCGACCCCCGACAAATCATCGAAGTCCGCAATTTAATCAAAAGTCTTGGCGGCCAGCACACAATTATCCTTTCCACGCACATTCTGCCGGAAGTCAGCATGACTTGCAACCGCGTCACCATCATCAATCGCGGAAAAATCGTCGCTGCAGGTAGTCCCGAAAATTTGATGGGAGAGTTGGCTGTCGGAGAGGGTTACGAACTCGAAGTTGAAGGCGAGGCGGATTTGGTAAACAGTCTGCTGTTGCCTTCTTTGGAAAAATTGCCGGGAGTTCGATCGATCGAATTGATTCCAAGCCAGCAATTTTTAGTGAATCGCTACCGCTTGCGGGCCTTGTGCGAACCGGAAAGAGAACCCGGACGAGAAATTGCTACAGCTATCGTCGCCTCTGGATTTGGACTCTGCGAAATGCGCCGCTCTCGCGCTACTCTGGAAGATGTGTTTTTAAGGCTGACAGCGGCTGAAAAGAAACCGGAAGAAAATCTGGTTCACAGCGAACCGGAGGTCGATCAAAATCTGCAAGAAGCGGCAGAAATTCAAGACTCGATCACGGATGCTCATCAATCGGAATCACAACCGATGATCGCGGATGCTCATCAATCGGAATCGCAACCGATTGTGGAAAATCTGCCAGTGTCAAATAGAGAAGAGTCTACCTATGATTCTCCTTCACCATCCGAACCAATTGCAGAAACAGTAGAGTCGATCGAGCATCGTCAGTCAGAACCGATTGTCGAAAATCTGCCCGTTGTTTCAGAAACAGTAGAGTCGATAGAGCATCGTCAGTCAGAACCAATTGTCGAAAATCTGCCCGTTGTTTCAGAAACAGTAGAGTCGATAGAGCATCATCAACCAGAACCGATTGTCGAAAATCTGCCCGTTGTTTCAGAAACAGTAGAGTCGATAGAGCATCATCAACCAGAACCGATTGTCGAAAATCTGCCCGTTGTTTCAGAAACAGTAGAGTCGATAGAGCATCATCAACCAGAACCAATTGTCGAAAATCTAGAAGTTTCAGAAACAGTAGAGTCGATAGAGCATCATCAACCAGAACCGATTGTCCAAAATCTAGAAGTTTCAGAAACCTTAGAGTCGATCAACTATTCTCAACCAGAATCCGAACCAGTTGTCGAAAGGCAAGAGTCGATAGAGCATCATGAACCAGAACCGATTGTCGAAAATCTGCAAGTTTCTGAAACCGTAGAGTCGATCAACTATTCTCAACCAGAATCCGAACCAGTTGTCGAAAGGCAAGAGTCGATAGAGCATCATGAACCAGAACCGATTGTCGAAAATCTAGAAGTTTCAGAAACAGTAGAGTCGGTTGAGCATCCTCAACCAGAATCCGAACCAGTTGTCGAAAGGCAAGAGTCGATCGACTCTTCTCAACCAGAAGCCGAACCAATTACAGAAACACCAGAGGAAATAAGCGATTTAGAACCTGAAATGCAACCAGTGGCAGATTTTCTGGAAACTGTAGAAAGGCAAGAGTTGATCGAACATCCTCAACCAGAACCGATTGTCGAAAATCAACTCATTGTCGAAACAGTAGAGTCGATCGAGCATTCTCAACCAGAACCGATTGTCGAAAATCTAGAAGTTTCAGAAACGGTAGAGTCGATCGAGCATCCTCAACCAGAACCGATTGTCGAAAATCTAGAAGTTTCAGAAACAGTAGAGTCGATCGAGTATCCTCAACCAGAACCGATTGTCGAAAATCTGCTCGTTGTCGAAACAGTAGAGTCGATCGAGCATTCTCAACCGGAACCAGAGCCGATTTTAGATACACCAAAGTCGAGCGAGCATTATCAGCCAGAACCGATTGTCGAAAATCTAGAAGTTTCAGAAACGGTAGAGTCGTTCGAGCATCCTCAACCAGAACCGATTGTCGAAAATTTAGAAGTTTCAGAAACGCTAGAGTCGATCGAGCATTCTCAACCGGAACCAGAGCCGATTTTAGATACACCAAAGTTGATCGAGCATTCTCAGCCAGAACCGATTGTCGAAAATCTAGAAGTTTCAGAAACGGTAGAGTCGAGCGAGCATTCTCAACCAGAATCCGAACTGATTTTAGATTCACCAAAGTCGATCGAGCATTCTCAACCAGAACCCGAACCGATTTTAGATTCACCAAAGTCGATCGAGCATTCTCAACCAGAACCCGAACCGATTTTCGGTACACCAGAGTTGAGCCAACCTTCTCAACCAGAACCGGTTGTCGAAAATCTCGAAGTTTCAGAAACACCAAAGTCGAGCCAACCTTCTCAACCAGAACCGATTGTCGAAAATCTCGAAGTTTCAGAAACACCAAAGTCGAGCCAACCTTCTCAACCAGAACCGGTTGTCGAAAATCTCGAAGTTTCAGAAACACCAAAGTCGAGCCAACCTTCTCAACCAGAACCGGTTGTCGAAAATCTCGAAGTTTCAGAAACACCAGAGTTGAGCCAACCTTCTCAACCAGAACCGGTTGTCGAAAATCTCGAAGTTTCAGAAACACCAAAGTCGAGCCAACCTTCTCAACCAGAACCGGTTGTCGAAAATCTCGAAGTTTCAGAAACACCAAAGTCGAGCCAACCTTCTCAACCAGAACCGGTTGTCGAAAATCTCGAAGTTTCAGAAACACCAAAGTCGAGCCAACCTTCTCAACCAGAATCCCAACCCGTTGTAAAAAAACGGCCACTTAAAAAAAAGCCACAACCGACTAGCGATTCTCGACCCGAACAGCCACCTATTACCAGAAAGCGACAAATAGAAAGAAAGCAACAGGATAGCGACGACAGCGAAAAACCACCCGCAGGCGACTCAGAATGA
- a CDS encoding DUF2442 domain-containing protein: MVFRNWDKELTEENLREHITKAKEAWKNAEATEPRAESVYYNQSEDLITIELKNGAIFCFSPKLAQGLEGASPEQLADVWLPPSGSSVHWESLDVDFGIPELVAGIFGTKSWRAD; encoded by the coding sequence ATGGTATTTAGAAACTGGGACAAAGAGTTAACTGAGGAAAATCTCCGAGAGCACATAACCAAAGCCAAAGAAGCATGGAAAAACGCTGAGGCTACAGAACCCCGCGCCGAATCCGTGTATTACAATCAGTCTGAAGATTTAATTACGATCGAACTGAAAAACGGCGCTATTTTTTGTTTTTCTCCAAAGCTGGCACAAGGCTTAGAAGGTGCTTCACCAGAACAGCTTGCTGATGTTTGGCTGCCTCCTTCTGGCAGCAGCGTACACTGGGAAAGCTTAGATGTTGATTTTGGCATTCCCGAACTTGTAGCAGGTATCTTTGGCACAAAATCTTGGAGGGCTGATTAA
- a CDS encoding pirin family protein, producing MITVRKSEARGHANHGWLDSYHTFSFAGYYDPNYMNFRSLRVINEDFVSPGRGFGTHGHSDMEIITYVLEGALEHKDSLGTGAVIKPGEIQRMSAGTGIQHSEFNNSQTDPVHLLQIWLLPDTKGLQPSYEQREFPLAERHGKLRLVAARDARDGAVKVHQDVDLYAAVLDKDSRISHALQPNRHAWVQVARGSVLLNGLILKNGDAAAVSGESELAIEATADAEFLLFDLA from the coding sequence ATGATTACCGTCAGAAAAAGTGAAGCAAGAGGACACGCTAATCACGGTTGGCTGGACAGTTACCACACATTTTCTTTTGCCGGCTATTACGATCCAAATTATATGAATTTTCGCTCTTTACGGGTAATTAATGAGGATTTCGTTAGCCCCGGCAGAGGTTTTGGGACTCACGGACACAGCGACATGGAAATCATTACTTATGTATTAGAAGGAGCATTAGAACACAAGGATAGTTTGGGTACCGGTGCAGTGATTAAACCCGGTGAAATACAGCGGATGAGTGCAGGTACGGGTATCCAGCACAGCGAGTTCAATAACTCGCAAACAGACCCAGTTCATTTGCTGCAAATCTGGCTGTTACCCGATACAAAAGGCTTGCAGCCGAGTTACGAGCAGCGGGAGTTTCCCCTAGCAGAAAGGCACGGAAAACTGCGCTTAGTGGCGGCACGAGATGCGAGAGATGGTGCTGTAAAAGTGCATCAAGATGTGGATTTATATGCGGCTGTTTTGGATAAAGACTCGCGGATTTCTCATGCTTTGCAGCCAAATCGTCATGCTTGGGTGCAAGTTGCTCGCGGCTCGGTTTTGCTCAACGGTTTGATTTTGAAGAATGGCGACGCTGCGGCGGTTAGCGGCGAGTCTGAATTGGCGATTGAAGCTACGGCAGATGCTGAATTTTTGCTGTTTGATTTGGCATAG
- a CDS encoding transcriptional regulator — MQVQEVKVDRANCPVERTLEVIGGRWKVLILRELFQGVKRFNELQRAVNGITQKMLTQQLREMESDAIVHREIYLQVPPKVEYSLTPLGESLKPIINAMHEWGIQHISEDGK; from the coding sequence ATGCAAGTCCAAGAAGTAAAGGTCGATCGAGCAAATTGCCCTGTAGAACGCACTCTAGAGGTGATTGGCGGGCGCTGGAAAGTCTTGATTCTGCGGGAGTTGTTTCAAGGAGTGAAGCGTTTTAACGAGCTGCAACGAGCTGTCAACGGCATTACTCAGAAGATGCTGACGCAGCAACTGCGGGAAATGGAATCAGACGCGATCGTGCATCGGGAAATTTACCTGCAAGTGCCGCCAAAAGTTGAATATTCCCTAACGCCTTTGGGCGAAAGTCTCAAACCGATTATTAATGCCATGCACGAATGGGGAATTCAGCATATTAGCGAAGATGGAAAATGA
- a CDS encoding DUF4112 domain-containing protein, producing the protein MNNIERLATLNRIRKLSRLMDTAIGIPGTKFRIGLDPIIGLVPGAGDIVDTAFSAYLIYLATRFNLPQKTLGKMIYNIGLEAVVGSVPLVGDIFDAFYKSNMRNLALLEEHLEAVEPELAAVAEPVSQSIKL; encoded by the coding sequence ATGAACAACATAGAGCGTCTCGCCACCCTCAACCGCATCCGCAAACTCAGCCGCCTGATGGATACCGCCATTGGCATCCCCGGCACCAAATTTCGCATCGGCTTAGACCCTATTATCGGTTTAGTTCCGGGTGCTGGGGATATTGTAGATACCGCGTTTTCCGCCTACCTAATTTACTTAGCAACTCGATTCAACCTTCCCCAAAAAACTCTAGGGAAAATGATTTACAATATCGGTCTAGAAGCCGTCGTTGGTTCAGTACCTTTAGTCGGAGATATCTTCGATGCTTTTTATAAATCAAACATGAGAAATCTGGCGCTTTTAGAAGAGCACCTCGAAGCAGTTGAACCCGAACTAGCCGCAGTTGCAGAACCTGTTTCTCAATCGATTAAACTCTAG
- a CDS encoding low specificity L-threonine aldolase yields the protein MNFCSDNATGVSPEIMAAIAAANCGAVMSYGDDEYTQRLQVKFSDLFETSVTVFPVATGSAANALALAVVTPPYGAVYCHAASHINLDECGAPEFFTGGAKLVTLTGNHGKIEAETLGKILDRAGAGVVHHVQPAAVTITQATEAGTVYNPAEISHISEVVRAHNLHLHMDGARFANAVVSLGCSPADVTWRAGVDILSFGATKNGAMGAEAVVFFNPELAKTFPFYRKRSGHLFSKMRFLSAQLEAYITDDLWLKNAAHANNMAAKLAEGLAEVEGAKFCHRVEANEIFIQLPESIITSVLAEGFLFYRWDECTVRLVTAFNTLEADVIALVEAVKRYSV from the coding sequence ATGAATTTTTGTAGCGACAATGCAACCGGGGTTTCGCCGGAGATTATGGCTGCGATTGCAGCGGCTAATTGCGGTGCTGTGATGTCTTACGGAGATGATGAATATACACAGCGTTTGCAAGTTAAATTTTCGGATTTATTCGAGACATCGGTGACTGTTTTTCCGGTAGCAACTGGTTCTGCTGCTAATGCTCTGGCCCTTGCAGTTGTTACTCCTCCTTACGGCGCTGTTTACTGTCACGCAGCATCTCATATTAATCTGGATGAATGCGGCGCGCCGGAGTTTTTTACAGGCGGTGCCAAGTTAGTTACATTAACAGGAAATCATGGTAAAATAGAGGCAGAGACTTTAGGAAAAATACTCGATCGCGCTGGTGCAGGTGTCGTCCACCACGTACAGCCCGCAGCCGTCACCATCACTCAAGCAACGGAAGCCGGCACAGTCTACAATCCAGCAGAAATTTCCCACATTTCGGAAGTAGTTCGCGCTCACAATTTGCACCTGCACATGGATGGAGCTCGCTTTGCAAATGCTGTTGTCAGTTTGGGCTGTTCTCCGGCGGATGTCACTTGGCGCGCTGGTGTGGATATTCTATCGTTTGGAGCGACAAAAAACGGTGCGATGGGTGCGGAAGCTGTGGTTTTTTTTAATCCAGAATTAGCAAAGACTTTCCCTTTTTACCGCAAGCGCAGCGGGCATCTTTTCTCGAAAATGCGGTTTTTGTCGGCGCAATTGGAAGCGTATATAACCGATGATTTGTGGCTGAAGAATGCGGCTCATGCAAATAATATGGCAGCCAAATTAGCTGAAGGTTTGGCGGAAGTTGAGGGAGCGAAGTTTTGCCATCGGGTTGAAGCCAACGAGATTTTTATTCAACTTCCCGAATCAATAATTACATCGGTTTTAGCTGAGGGTTTTCTGTTTTATCGGTGGGATGAATGTACTGTTAGACTGGTAACGGCTTTTAATACTCTGGAAGCGGATGTTATTGCTTTGGTGGAAGCTGTTAAACGCTATTCTGTATAG
- a CDS encoding DUF2997 domain-containing protein, translating to MAEYRQIEYRIGKDGKITETVLNATGSSCTETTAGIEKALGKVESQDLLPEYYQGEENLVVEQTQTLKQV from the coding sequence ATGGCAGAATACCGCCAAATAGAATACCGAATCGGCAAAGACGGCAAAATTACCGAAACCGTCCTCAACGCCACCGGTTCTAGTTGCACCGAAACCACCGCCGGAATTGAAAAAGCCCTCGGAAAAGTAGAATCTCAAGACTTGCTGCCAGAATACTACCAAGGCGAAGAAAATTTGGTCGTTGAACAAACGCAGACTTTAAAACAAGTTTAG
- a CDS encoding XRE family transcriptional regulator, with the protein MFYLLGATVDVTTVPAFSFALAIGGIFLILVYVYAASEAGDAIEFKYDKILRERMNQLDILDWQDLGEKAGLSRFGVRLVRQGDVGKLTLDQLRRLATVLNLNFQEFDRTLLALPISATITTNPSEIEELRQQCFRLRSELQQQKAQLTADFRRATFEQLQTLLTNYPAARKMAEAKPDMPAKNLSALFTPLENLLSSWDFEMIGSAWEQTAYNPQFHQPDVEDITEGELVYIRFVGYREGERILTPAKVSRTLPAGMKN; encoded by the coding sequence ATGTTCTATCTCCTCGGTGCAACAGTTGATGTAACAACAGTGCCTGCCTTCAGCTTCGCGCTAGCTATCGGGGGCATTTTTCTAATTTTAGTCTACGTTTATGCTGCATCTGAGGCGGGAGATGCGATCGAGTTTAAGTACGATAAAATTCTGCGGGAACGCATGAATCAGCTAGACATTCTCGATTGGCAAGACTTAGGCGAAAAAGCAGGCTTAAGTCGCTTTGGGGTGCGCTTAGTGCGGCAGGGAGACGTGGGAAAACTCACGCTAGACCAACTGAGACGGCTGGCAACAGTGCTGAATTTGAATTTTCAAGAGTTCGATCGCACTTTGCTCGCACTGCCAATATCGGCTACAATCACCACTAATCCCAGCGAAATAGAAGAATTGAGGCAGCAGTGTTTCCGGCTGCGATCGGAATTGCAGCAGCAAAAAGCTCAACTAACTGCCGATTTTCGCCGCGCTACCTTTGAACAGTTGCAAACTTTGTTAACCAACTATCCCGCCGCCCGCAAAATGGCAGAAGCCAAGCCGGATATGCCCGCCAAAAATCTCTCAGCTTTGTTTACTCCCTTAGAAAATCTCTTGTCAAGTTGGGATTTTGAAATGATTGGTTCTGCGTGGGAACAAACTGCTTACAATCCGCAGTTCCACCAGCCGGATGTTGAGGATATAACCGAAGGAGAATTAGTTTATATTCGGTTTGTCGGTTATCGAGAGGGAGAGCGAATTCTTACTCCTGCTAAAGTTAGTCGCACCCTTCCAGCGGGAATGAAAAATTAA
- a CDS encoding Hsp70 family protein encodes MTTVAIDFGTSNTVVCILNPDTQTPETLRLGEMSRIFKTKNLSGDLREISVVPTLVFVKNAEELVLGEKVRAQRLGQSQPDRFFKAFKRNLAADFQPPPRNIDGDTYTAESVAEQFIKTIWKQLYLQNIQPDKVIFTVPVGAFERYLDWFRDLGESLGVAEVQVIDESTAAALGYAVKRPGSLVLVVDFGGGTLDLSLVRTALTPALPPLTKGGSEISPPLTKGGLGGVRAEVLAKSDAYVGGEDIDIWIVEDYLRQIGSSRAEVGAVGWQNLLEIAEKLKIQLSQVNEAKESWFDDENFMSYDLQLNRDKLEEILESRQLLEQLRESLDEVLSIAQGKGIGKADIEQVLLVGGTSLIPAVSNLVVSYFGRQKVQRDKPFEAVAHGALALTQLVSVDDYLRHSYAIRLWEPYAKAYAYSPIFSKEMKYPCQSSEELTLQVAIEGQREIRLDIGEVAEVSQAEVIFNEKGQMTSSWLNKQTDFRSLESHHQQVCVAHLNPPGVLGIDRVSVSFEVDERRVLLATVRDLVTGKVLVEKGAIAKLQ; translated from the coding sequence ATGACTACAGTTGCCATTGACTTCGGCACCAGCAATACGGTTGTGTGCATTCTTAACCCAGATACGCAAACACCAGAAACTTTGCGGTTGGGCGAGATGTCCCGCATTTTTAAAACGAAGAATTTGAGCGGAGATCTTCGAGAAATATCTGTAGTCCCGACTTTAGTCTTTGTGAAAAATGCCGAAGAGTTGGTGCTGGGAGAAAAAGTGCGAGCGCAGCGTTTGGGGCAATCCCAGCCAGACCGCTTTTTCAAAGCTTTTAAACGCAATTTAGCTGCCGACTTTCAGCCGCCGCCCCGCAATATCGACGGCGACACCTACACAGCCGAATCAGTAGCAGAACAGTTTATTAAGACTATTTGGAAACAATTATATTTACAAAATATACAGCCAGACAAAGTAATTTTTACAGTACCCGTCGGAGCATTTGAGCGATATCTAGATTGGTTTCGCGACTTAGGAGAAAGTTTGGGAGTTGCGGAAGTTCAGGTAATAGATGAATCCACAGCCGCCGCCCTGGGATATGCAGTAAAACGCCCCGGCTCTCTAGTTTTAGTAGTTGATTTTGGCGGCGGAACTTTAGATTTAAGTTTAGTCCGTACTGCTCTAACCCCCGCCTTACCCCCCCTTACCAAGGGGGGGAGCGAGATTTCTCCCCCCCTTACCAAGGGGGGGCTGGGGGGGGTGCGTGCCGAAGTGTTGGCAAAATCCGATGCTTATGTCGGCGGCGAAGATATTGATATCTGGATTGTCGAAGATTATTTGCGGCAAATTGGTTCGTCGCGGGCAGAAGTCGGCGCAGTTGGCTGGCAAAATTTATTAGAAATAGCGGAAAAATTAAAAATTCAACTTTCTCAAGTTAATGAGGCGAAGGAAAGCTGGTTTGACGATGAAAATTTTATGTCTTACGACTTACAGCTAAACCGAGACAAGCTTGAGGAAATTCTGGAATCTAGGCAGTTGTTAGAACAGTTGCGAGAAAGTTTAGATGAAGTGCTGAGTATTGCACAGGGAAAAGGTATCGGCAAAGCCGATATCGAACAGGTTTTGCTAGTAGGAGGAACTTCTTTAATTCCGGCTGTATCTAATTTAGTGGTTTCGTATTTTGGGCGGCAAAAAGTCCAAAGAGATAAGCCTTTTGAAGCAGTGGCCCACGGTGCTTTAGCGTTGACACAATTGGTAAGTGTTGACGATTATTTGCGCCACAGCTATGCAATTCGCCTCTGGGAACCTTATGCTAAAGCTTATGCTTATTCGCCGATATTTAGCAAGGAAATGAAGTATCCCTGTCAAAGTTCCGAAGAGTTGACGCTGCAAGTGGCAATTGAAGGGCAAAGGGAAATTCGGTTAGATATTGGGGAAGTTGCGGAGGTATCGCAAGCGGAGGTTATTTTTAACGAAAAAGGGCAAATGACGAGCAGTTGGCTCAACAAACAGACGGATTTTCGCTCTTTGGAGAGCCACCACCAGCAAGTTTGTGTGGCGCATTTGAACCCGCCTGGGGTATTGGGAATTGACAGGGTTTCGGTGAGTTTTGAGGTGGATGAGAGGCGGGTTTTGTTGGCGACGGTGCGGGATTTGGTCACTGGTAAGGTGTTGGTGGAAAAAGGGGCGATCGCCAAACTGCAATAA